The following proteins come from a genomic window of Streptomyces sp. NBC_01716:
- a CDS encoding 4-coumarate--CoA ligase family protein yields the protein MIFHSEYADVAPVDLPIHDAVLGRAAEFGEAVALVDGTDGTTVTYAQLDLFHRRTAAGLRDAGLRKGDVLALHSPNTVAYPVVFYGATRAGASVTTVHPLSSAEEFAKQLRDSSARWIVTVSPLLEVARRSAELVGGIEEIFVCDRAPGHRSILDMIATEPAEVSETRIDPAEDIAALPYSSGTTASPKGVMLTHRSIATNLAQLDPVMPMRPGDRILAVLPFFHIYGLTALMNAPLRRGATVVVLPRFELDQFLGAIETHRINGLYVAPPIVLALAKHPAVARYDLSSLDYIVSAAAPLDARLAAACSARLRLPPVRQAYGMTELSPGTHVVPLDAENPPAGAVGKLLPSTEMRVVSLDDPGTDAPVGADGEVLIRGPQVMKGYLGRPDETAHMIDADGWVHTGDIGRVDADGWLFVVDRVKELIKYKGFQVAPADLEALLLAHESIADAAVIGVHDEDGNEIPKAYIVRQPSAAGLTGADVMAYVAEHVAPHKKVRRVEFIGGVPRAASGKILRRELRAREEREREPEPM from the coding sequence ATGATCTTTCACAGTGAGTACGCGGATGTCGCACCGGTCGATCTGCCGATCCACGACGCGGTGCTCGGCCGCGCGGCGGAGTTCGGCGAGGCCGTCGCCCTCGTGGACGGTACGGACGGCACCACCGTCACCTATGCCCAACTGGACCTCTTCCACCGCCGTACCGCCGCCGGGCTGCGCGACGCGGGTCTGCGCAAGGGCGACGTACTGGCCCTGCACAGCCCCAACACCGTCGCGTATCCCGTCGTGTTCTACGGAGCCACCCGCGCGGGGGCATCCGTCACCACCGTCCATCCGCTGTCGTCCGCCGAGGAGTTCGCGAAGCAGCTCCGTGACTCCTCGGCCCGGTGGATCGTCACGGTGTCGCCGCTGCTCGAAGTCGCCCGCAGGTCAGCCGAGTTGGTCGGCGGTATCGAGGAGATCTTCGTCTGCGACCGGGCGCCGGGCCACCGTTCCATTCTCGACATGATCGCCACGGAGCCGGCCGAGGTCTCCGAGACCCGTATCGACCCCGCCGAGGACATCGCCGCCCTCCCGTACTCCTCCGGCACCACCGCCTCGCCCAAGGGCGTCATGCTGACGCACCGCTCGATCGCCACCAACCTCGCGCAGCTCGACCCCGTCATGCCCATGCGCCCCGGCGACCGCATCCTCGCCGTGCTCCCGTTCTTCCACATCTACGGCCTCACCGCCCTGATGAACGCGCCGCTTCGGAGGGGCGCGACCGTCGTCGTACTGCCGCGCTTCGAACTCGACCAGTTCCTCGGCGCGATCGAGACACACCGCATCAACGGCCTGTACGTCGCCCCGCCGATCGTCCTCGCGCTCGCGAAGCACCCGGCCGTCGCCCGCTACGACCTCTCCTCGCTCGACTACATCGTCAGCGCCGCCGCGCCCCTCGACGCCCGCCTCGCCGCGGCCTGTTCGGCCCGGCTGCGACTGCCGCCCGTCCGCCAGGCGTACGGGATGACCGAGCTGTCACCGGGCACGCACGTCGTCCCGCTCGACGCCGAGAACCCGCCCGCCGGAGCCGTGGGCAAGCTCCTGCCCAGCACCGAGATGCGGGTCGTCTCCCTCGACGACCCCGGCACGGACGCCCCCGTCGGCGCCGACGGCGAAGTCCTCATCCGCGGCCCGCAGGTGATGAAGGGCTACCTCGGCCGGCCCGACGAGACCGCCCACATGATCGACGCCGACGGCTGGGTCCACACCGGCGACATCGGCCGGGTCGACGCGGACGGCTGGCTGTTCGTGGTGGACCGGGTGAAGGAACTCATCAAGTACAAGGGGTTCCAGGTCGCCCCCGCGGATCTCGAAGCGCTGCTGCTGGCCCACGAGTCGATAGCGGACGCCGCGGTCATCGGTGTCCACGACGAGGACGGGAACGAGATCCCCAAGGCGTACATCGTCCGCCAGCCGTCGGCGGCCGGGCTGACCGGGGCGGA